One window from the genome of Echinicola vietnamensis DSM 17526 encodes:
- a CDS encoding FecR family protein has protein sequence MEKEILKKYLSGTASLEEQTAVIEWLQTDEGKAQLDSLMQEQWDHAPEDAEKGELDRMLKGIHEQIQVSTPHKKLPERKKYNWGKSIRIAASLGLVSLLTVLLYKQLNFKPVPSEEIKTYSKHAEIGEKLRLRLPDKTIVILNSNATLRFTSEYGKSVREVVLEGEAFFEITPDKERPFKVKVDEVVVTALGTAFNAENRAGEVSVALTEGKVSVEKEVEGKAVRVLLDPGQMATSVDQRLGPFAVAAFDVSGVTAWKAGKIHFKGKALGDILSELQKWYGVEIKQEKGVNTARKISGTFNNESLENVLKGLTFSLGFQYEINGKEVVLKK, from the coding sequence TTGGAAAAAGAGATTTTAAAGAAATATTTATCTGGTACTGCTTCCCTCGAAGAGCAAACAGCAGTAATCGAATGGCTCCAGACAGATGAGGGGAAGGCGCAATTGGACTCCTTAATGCAAGAGCAATGGGATCATGCGCCAGAAGACGCCGAAAAGGGAGAATTGGATAGGATGCTGAAAGGAATCCATGAACAAATCCAAGTGTCCACACCACACAAGAAACTTCCTGAAAGGAAAAAGTACAACTGGGGAAAATCCATAAGGATCGCGGCTTCTTTAGGGCTGGTCTCATTACTGACCGTTTTACTTTATAAGCAACTCAACTTTAAGCCCGTTCCAAGTGAGGAAATTAAGACCTATAGCAAGCATGCGGAGATTGGGGAGAAATTAAGGTTGCGATTACCGGATAAGACAATCGTGATTTTAAATTCAAACGCTACGTTGCGTTTTACTTCCGAGTACGGAAAAAGTGTACGTGAGGTAGTGCTGGAGGGGGAGGCGTTTTTTGAAATTACTCCAGATAAGGAACGTCCATTCAAGGTAAAGGTCGACGAGGTGGTGGTGACAGCATTGGGCACTGCATTTAATGCAGAGAACCGTGCTGGAGAAGTATCTGTGGCGCTCACGGAGGGAAAGGTAAGTGTGGAAAAAGAAGTGGAGGGGAAAGCGGTCCGTGTCCTCTTGGATCCTGGTCAAATGGCCACTTCCGTGGATCAGCGTTTAGGGCCGTTTGCGGTGGCAGCTTTTGATGTAAGCGGCGTTACTGCTTGGAAAGCAGGAAAAATACACTTTAAGGGCAAAGCGCTTGGGGATATCCTAAGTGAACTGCAGAAATGGTATGGAGTGGAAATCAAGCAAGAAAAGGGCGTCAATACAGCGCGTAAGATTTCGGGAACTTTTAACAATGAAAGCCTTGAAAATGTGCTGAAGGGATTAACTTTTTCCCTTGGCTTCCAATATGAGATAAATGGTAAAGAAGTAGTACTTAAAAAATAA